The following are encoded together in the Mycolicibacterium arabiense genome:
- a CDS encoding ABC transporter substrate-binding protein has translation MRSSSLISSPLRVLFAGALIAGVTACGSGVGSDTAGESAAGGSQSAIPDNASLISAIEPDEALAARLPAPVAQAKTVNVGSNVQSAPNNFYAADGTTPIGYEVDLAKAIGRKLGVDMAYQDMAFGSLITSLQSGRIDMTIAGMNDTKERQQQIDFVDYFSSGITIMVQKGNPEGITGPDALCGKNVAVVQGTSHQTFAAAQSEKCVQAGQPAVTVTATDSDTQNQNQLRTGRVAAILNDLPSAAYISRTAGDGNTFEVVPGPPIEGGPYGIGFAKTNAGLRDAVNEALGELISDGTYLQILQSWGVEQGALKESAINGA, from the coding sequence ATGCGATCATCGTCGCTCATCAGTTCACCGCTCCGCGTGCTGTTCGCCGGAGCCCTCATCGCCGGCGTCACCGCATGTGGTAGCGGTGTCGGCAGCGACACCGCAGGAGAGTCCGCCGCAGGCGGCAGCCAGTCGGCGATCCCGGACAACGCCTCGCTGATCTCCGCCATCGAACCGGATGAGGCGCTCGCCGCGCGGCTACCGGCGCCCGTCGCGCAGGCCAAGACCGTCAACGTCGGGTCCAACGTCCAGTCGGCGCCCAACAACTTCTACGCCGCAGACGGCACGACGCCGATCGGCTACGAGGTCGACCTGGCCAAGGCCATCGGCCGCAAGCTCGGCGTCGACATGGCCTACCAGGACATGGCATTCGGCTCGTTGATAACCAGTCTGCAGTCGGGCCGCATCGACATGACGATCGCCGGGATGAACGACACCAAGGAACGCCAGCAGCAGATCGACTTCGTCGACTACTTCTCCTCCGGCATCACGATCATGGTGCAGAAGGGCAATCCCGAGGGCATCACCGGTCCCGACGCGTTGTGCGGCAAGAACGTCGCAGTCGTGCAGGGCACCAGCCATCAGACGTTCGCCGCGGCGCAGAGCGAGAAGTGCGTCCAGGCGGGCCAGCCCGCGGTCACGGTGACCGCCACCGACAGCGACACCCAGAACCAGAACCAGCTCCGCACCGGGCGCGTCGCGGCGATCCTCAACGACCTACCGAGTGCCGCCTACATCTCCCGCACCGCCGGTGACGGCAACACCTTCGAGGTGGTACCCGGTCCGCCGATCGAAGGCGGCCCGTACGGCATCGGCTTCGCCAAGACCAACGCCGGCCTTCGCGATGCGGTCAACGAGGCACTCGGCGAGCTGATCAGCGACGGCACGTACCTGCAGATCCTGCAGAGCTGGGGCGTCGAACAGGGCGCACTGAAGGAGTCCGCCATCAATGGCGCATGA
- a CDS encoding amino acid ABC transporter permease, whose amino-acid sequence MAHDAPAQALPIVRLRHWGRWISAVVIVGLLAALFVALSEARIDWASVPDFVVYRVMLLGLVNTVLLAVIAQSVAIVIGIVIALMRRSANPVAKAFAAGYIWLFRGLPVLLQILIWYNLALVIPRISIPLPFGGSLIDEPTNVLVSAFTAALLGLALNESAYMAEIVRAGLNSVDSGQTEAAKSIGMAPNLTLRRVVLPQAMRVIIPPTGNDFIDMLKGTSIASVIGVTELLHASNNISSHNLLVMETLFAAAIWYMVVVTAAGIGQHYLERTFGAAERSVAAQAAKALRAIPLTRGARV is encoded by the coding sequence ATGGCGCATGACGCACCCGCTCAGGCGCTGCCGATAGTCCGGCTCCGGCACTGGGGCCGCTGGATCAGTGCCGTCGTGATCGTCGGCCTGCTCGCAGCGCTCTTCGTCGCGCTGTCCGAAGCGCGCATCGACTGGGCCTCGGTGCCCGACTTCGTCGTGTACCGGGTGATGCTCCTCGGTCTGGTCAACACGGTGCTGCTCGCCGTCATCGCGCAGTCGGTCGCCATCGTGATCGGCATCGTCATCGCACTGATGCGCCGCAGCGCGAACCCGGTGGCGAAGGCGTTCGCCGCGGGCTACATCTGGTTGTTCCGCGGGTTGCCCGTGCTCCTGCAGATCCTCATCTGGTACAACCTGGCGCTCGTGATCCCCAGGATCTCGATTCCGTTGCCGTTCGGCGGATCTCTGATCGACGAGCCCACCAACGTGCTCGTCAGCGCGTTCACCGCGGCGCTGCTCGGACTGGCGCTCAACGAGAGCGCCTACATGGCCGAGATCGTGCGCGCAGGCCTCAACAGCGTCGACAGCGGGCAGACCGAAGCCGCGAAATCGATTGGCATGGCGCCGAATCTGACGCTGCGCCGGGTGGTGCTGCCACAGGCGATGCGGGTGATCATCCCGCCGACGGGCAACGACTTCATCGACATGCTCAAGGGCACCTCGATCGCGTCGGTGATCGGCGTGACCGAACTCCTGCACGCGTCCAACAACATCTCCTCGCACAACCTGCTGGTGATGGAGACGCTGTTCGCCGCCGCGATCTGGTACATGGTGGTGGTGACTGCGGCAGGCATCGGACAGCATTACTTGGAACGCACCTTCGGCGCTGCCGAGCGCAGTGTCGCCGCCCAAGCCGCCAAGGCGTTGCGAGCCATCCCGTTGACGAGGGGCGCCCGTGTCTGA
- a CDS encoding amino acid ABC transporter ATP-binding protein, protein MSEPLLRAIGVRKSYGHTEVLKGIDLDVRRGQVVCLLGPSGAGKSTFLRCLNHLETIDAGQVWVDGKPIGFELRNGKLYELRERDVAKQRRDIGMVFQRFNLFGHRTALENVIEGPIRVLGVAPDVARREGRELLDRVGLGERGDAYPAQLSGGQQQRVAIARSLAMKPKLMLFDEPTSALDPELVGEVLAVMNALAADGMTMVVVTHEIAFASEAADEVVFMADGAVVETGPPERILKAPEHERTRQFLARVLA, encoded by the coding sequence GTGTCTGAGCCGCTGCTGAGAGCCATCGGCGTTCGAAAGAGCTACGGGCACACCGAGGTCCTGAAGGGCATCGACCTCGACGTACGCCGCGGTCAGGTGGTCTGTCTGCTCGGCCCGTCGGGAGCAGGCAAGAGCACCTTCCTGCGCTGCCTCAACCATCTGGAGACCATCGACGCCGGCCAGGTGTGGGTGGACGGCAAGCCCATCGGATTCGAGCTGCGCAACGGCAAGCTCTACGAGCTGCGCGAGCGCGACGTGGCCAAGCAGCGCCGGGACATCGGGATGGTGTTCCAGCGATTCAACCTGTTCGGCCACCGCACCGCGCTGGAGAACGTCATCGAGGGACCCATCCGCGTGCTCGGCGTCGCGCCCGACGTCGCCCGACGGGAGGGCCGCGAACTACTCGACCGCGTCGGACTCGGCGAGCGCGGGGATGCGTACCCCGCGCAGCTGTCCGGCGGCCAGCAGCAGCGCGTCGCGATCGCACGCTCGCTGGCGATGAAGCCCAAGCTCATGCTGTTCGACGAGCCGACCTCCGCGCTCGACCCGGAACTGGTCGGGGAGGTGCTCGCCGTGATGAACGCGTTGGCCGCCGACGGCATGACGATGGTCGTCGTCACCCACGAGATCGCGTTCGCTTCCGAGGCCGCCGACGAGGTCGTGTTCATGGCCGACGGCGCGGTCGTGGAGACGGGTCCACCCGAGCGCATCCTCAAGGCGCCGGAACACGAACGCACGCGCCAGTTCCTGGCCAGGGTGCTCGCGTGA
- a CDS encoding aminotransferase class V-fold PLP-dependent enzyme — protein sequence MRPISPRYLLQFAEPAGYLDFARFGPPSHAVLDATARLLEKATHAGPSTVDELMREETRAKAAAARLCGSDIDHIVLQPHTSLGLLQAAFNAPGGTVLVSAAEFPANTYPWARAEQAGRLSMRRLPGGYVTADLVAEALTDDVSMVSVSAVDYRTGYRADLAALREVVGDRLLVVDAIQGFGVIEAPWEVADILVTGGQKWLRSGWGTGFAMLSDRALERMDPVLSGWTGARDPGLFDETIHPADTTAAAWSISNLSPVTSGAFAAALELVEEAGVASIAEHVAARVEMLEDVLLTYGAHIVSARERRAGILAFTLPGHAPEQIGAAMNAAGMAATVRPEHVRLSPHASTSLDVGDRLREVLVSLTQPHRPASTPHPVVAGSVTHDLLASMVPTVHGLAAMLGPGNEVLLHDLSRLPDSIVAIAGDLTNRTVGGPMTDLLLGLIRRGTTQDLINYRTNGPDGRPIRSSTLFLRDADGAAVGCLCVNSVVPEAVASDVPERDESFPPDVDSLQRFLVDGAIAKVGVPTVQMKKHHKAAVVRELDEAGFFLIRDSVDHVAGRLDVTRYTIYNYLSEIRG from the coding sequence GTGAGACCCATCTCGCCGCGCTACCTGTTGCAGTTCGCCGAGCCGGCCGGCTACCTCGACTTCGCCCGCTTCGGGCCGCCGTCGCATGCCGTGCTCGACGCCACGGCCCGACTCCTCGAGAAGGCGACGCATGCCGGGCCGTCCACCGTGGACGAGCTGATGAGGGAGGAGACGCGCGCCAAGGCGGCCGCGGCTCGCCTGTGCGGCAGCGACATCGACCACATCGTCCTGCAACCGCACACCAGCCTCGGCCTGTTGCAGGCGGCGTTCAACGCGCCGGGTGGCACCGTGCTGGTGTCGGCGGCGGAGTTCCCGGCCAACACCTACCCGTGGGCGCGTGCCGAGCAGGCGGGGCGCCTGTCGATGCGCCGTCTGCCGGGTGGCTACGTCACGGCGGATCTGGTCGCCGAGGCGCTCACCGACGACGTGTCCATGGTCTCGGTCAGTGCCGTCGACTACCGCACCGGCTACCGCGCCGACCTGGCCGCACTCCGCGAGGTCGTCGGCGACCGATTGCTCGTCGTGGACGCCATCCAGGGCTTCGGCGTGATCGAGGCGCCGTGGGAGGTGGCCGACATCCTGGTCACCGGCGGACAGAAGTGGCTGCGGTCGGGCTGGGGGACCGGGTTCGCGATGCTGTCGGACCGTGCGCTGGAACGGATGGATCCGGTGCTCTCGGGTTGGACCGGCGCGCGCGATCCCGGACTGTTCGACGAGACGATCCATCCCGCGGACACCACCGCTGCGGCGTGGTCGATCTCGAACCTGAGCCCCGTCACCTCGGGGGCGTTCGCGGCGGCGCTTGAACTCGTCGAGGAGGCAGGCGTGGCCTCGATCGCCGAGCACGTCGCGGCCCGGGTCGAGATGCTCGAGGACGTCCTCCTGACCTACGGGGCACACATCGTCTCGGCACGCGAGCGGCGGGCGGGCATCCTGGCGTTCACGTTGCCAGGGCATGCACCCGAGCAGATCGGTGCCGCCATGAACGCGGCGGGGATGGCGGCAACCGTTCGGCCCGAACACGTTCGGCTGTCGCCACACGCATCGACGTCGCTCGACGTCGGCGACCGGCTCAGGGAGGTCCTCGTCTCGCTGACGCAACCGCACCGGCCCGCGTCCACGCCACACCCTGTCGTGGCGGGCAGCGTCACCCACGATCTGCTGGCGTCGATGGTCCCCACGGTGCACGGGCTGGCGGCCATGCTGGGTCCCGGCAACGAGGTGCTGCTGCACGACCTCTCGCGGTTGCCCGACTCGATCGTGGCCATCGCCGGCGACCTCACGAACCGCACGGTCGGCGGACCGATGACCGATCTGCTCCTGGGACTGATTCGCCGCGGCACCACCCAGGACCTGATCAACTACCGAACCAACGGACCGGACGGACGGCCGATCCGATCCTCGACCCTGTTCCTGCGCGACGCCGATGGTGCCGCGGTCGGGTGTCTGTGCGTGAACAGCGTCGTGCCGGAGGCCGTCGCGTCCGACGTTCCCGAACGCGACGAGAGCTTTCCTCCGGACGTCGACAGCCTCCAACGGTTCCTGGTGGACGGTGCCATCGCCAAGGTGGGGGTGCCGACGGTGCAGATGAAGAAGCACCACAAGGCCGCGGTCGTCCGCGAACTCGACGAGGCCGGTTTCTTCCTGATCAGGGATTCCGTGGACCACGTGGCGGGACGGCTCGACGTCACGCGCTACACGATCTACAACTACCTCAGCGAGATTCGGGGCTGA
- a CDS encoding precorrin-2 C(20)-methyltransferase produces the protein MTGTLWGVGLGPGDPELVTVKAARVIGEADVVAYHSARHGRSIARGIAAPYLRPGQIEEHLVYPVTTETTEHPGGYAGAMEDFYRESAERIAVHLEAGRDVALLAEGDPLFYSSYMHMHTRLTERFEAVIVPGVTSVSAASAATGTPLVQGDEVLTILPGTLPPAELERRLSDTDAAVIMKLGRSYPAVLEALRATGRIDEAFYVERASTDRQRVLPAAEADADSVPYFAIAMLPGMMPRLKTSPESLRSSPPGPVGSVAVVGLGPGDVDWMTPQSRRELATATDLIGYGPYLDRVGARDGQTRHPSDNTDEPERARLACMLAEQGRAVAVVSSGDPGVFAMATAVLEEAKEWPGVDVRVIPAMTAAQAVASRVGAPLGHDYAVISLSDRLKPWDVITARLTAAAQADLVLAIYNPASKTRTWQVAAMRDLLLEHRDPSTPVVIGRDVSGPREEVKVVRLADLDAGDVDMRCLLIIGSSQTQWQSDDGVDRVYTLRRYPG, from the coding sequence ATGACGGGCACCCTGTGGGGCGTGGGCCTCGGCCCCGGCGACCCGGAACTGGTGACCGTCAAGGCCGCCCGCGTGATCGGCGAGGCCGACGTCGTCGCCTATCACAGCGCACGGCACGGCCGCAGCATCGCCCGCGGCATCGCGGCACCGTATCTGCGGCCCGGCCAGATCGAGGAACACCTCGTCTATCCGGTGACGACGGAGACCACCGAGCACCCCGGCGGCTACGCGGGGGCGATGGAGGACTTCTACCGCGAGTCGGCGGAGCGGATCGCGGTGCACCTCGAGGCCGGCCGTGACGTCGCCCTGCTCGCCGAGGGCGACCCGCTGTTCTACAGCTCCTACATGCACATGCACACCCGGCTGACGGAGCGGTTCGAAGCCGTCATCGTGCCCGGCGTCACGTCGGTCAGTGCGGCGTCGGCCGCCACCGGCACACCGCTGGTCCAGGGCGACGAGGTGCTGACGATCCTGCCGGGTACGCTGCCGCCCGCCGAACTCGAGCGCCGCCTGTCCGACACCGACGCCGCGGTCATCATGAAGCTCGGTCGGTCGTATCCCGCTGTGCTGGAAGCGCTTCGGGCGACGGGTCGGATCGACGAGGCGTTCTACGTCGAGCGGGCCAGCACCGATCGGCAGCGCGTGCTGCCCGCCGCCGAGGCCGACGCCGACTCGGTGCCCTACTTCGCGATCGCGATGCTGCCGGGGATGATGCCCCGGCTGAAGACATCCCCCGAGTCGCTGCGTTCCAGCCCGCCGGGGCCCGTCGGCAGCGTCGCCGTGGTCGGCCTGGGACCCGGCGACGTGGACTGGATGACGCCGCAGTCGCGCCGTGAACTGGCCACCGCGACAGACCTGATCGGGTACGGCCCGTACCTGGATCGCGTCGGGGCCCGCGATGGTCAGACGCGACACCCCAGCGACAACACCGACGAACCCGAGCGCGCCCGGTTGGCCTGCATGCTCGCCGAGCAGGGCCGCGCGGTGGCAGTCGTGTCCTCCGGCGATCCGGGTGTGTTCGCCATGGCGACCGCGGTGCTCGAGGAGGCCAAGGAGTGGCCGGGCGTCGACGTCCGGGTGATCCCCGCCATGACCGCGGCCCAGGCCGTCGCGAGCCGGGTGGGCGCCCCGTTGGGCCATGACTACGCGGTGATCTCGCTGTCCGACCGGCTCAAGCCGTGGGACGTCATCACCGCCCGGCTCACCGCGGCCGCACAAGCGGACCTGGTGCTGGCCATCTACAACCCGGCGTCGAAGACGCGCACCTGGCAGGTGGCCGCGATGCGGGATCTGCTGCTGGAGCACCGTGACCCGAGCACGCCGGTCGTGATCGGCCGCGACGTGTCGGGCCCGCGCGAGGAGGTCAAGGTGGTGCGCCTCGCCGATCTCGATGCAGGCGACGTCGACATGCGCTGCCTGCTGATCATCGGTTCGTCGCAGACGCAGTGGCAGTCCGACGACGGCGTCGACCGCGTCTACACGCTGCGCCGCTACCCCGGCTGA
- a CDS encoding precorrin-8X methylmutase, translating to MLDYVRDAAEIYRQSFATIRAEADLDRFPEDVSRVVVRLIHTCGQVDVADHVAYTDDVVARTHAALTAGAPILCDASMVASGITRSRLPADNEVVPLVSDARAADLAAKLGSTRSAAGVDLWADRLGGAVLAIGNAPTALFRLLELIDDGAPVPAAVLGGPVGFVGSAQSKDELIARPRGMSYLVVTGRRGGSAMAAAAVNAIASERE from the coding sequence GTGCTCGACTACGTCCGCGACGCCGCGGAGATCTACCGCCAGTCGTTCGCGACGATCCGTGCCGAGGCCGACCTCGACCGCTTCCCCGAGGACGTCTCGCGGGTCGTGGTGCGGCTGATCCATACCTGCGGTCAGGTCGACGTCGCCGACCACGTGGCCTACACCGACGACGTCGTGGCCCGCACGCACGCCGCGCTGACGGCCGGGGCCCCGATCCTCTGCGACGCGTCGATGGTGGCCTCGGGCATCACCCGGTCGCGGCTGCCCGCCGACAACGAGGTGGTCCCGCTGGTGAGCGACGCACGCGCGGCCGACCTCGCGGCCAAGCTCGGCAGCACGCGGTCGGCAGCGGGGGTCGACCTGTGGGCCGACCGTCTCGGTGGCGCCGTGCTCGCGATCGGCAACGCACCCACCGCCCTGTTCCGGCTGTTGGAACTGATCGACGACGGCGCACCGGTGCCGGCTGCCGTGCTCGGCGGACCGGTCGGGTTCGTGGGGTCCGCGCAGTCGAAGGACGAACTCATCGCCCGTCCGCGCGGCATGTCGTACCTGGTGGTGACTGGACGGCGCGGGGGCAGCGCGATGGCTGCGGCCGCGGTGAACGCGATTGCGAGCGAACGCGAATGA
- the cobG gene encoding precorrin-3B synthase — protein MSRTRDDDRCPGALQVHQAADGALARVRLPGGIITAAQLGALAAAATRFGSSALELTSRGNVQARGVTDRDAFAEAVAAAGLLPSPAHERVRNVLASPLTGRSGGIADVRDLIGDLDATIQRDATLARLPGRFLFAIDDGRGDVSGLGADVGAHVLSPDAAALLVGGVDTGVRMALPDAVPTMAAVAARFVEVRDKHWRITELPDPAVLTAGLTRGADPGATWPPVTAPPVGWIEQDDGRVTLGAAIRLGVLDARTAEFLAAVEAPLVVTPWRSVLLCDLDEGVADVALRVLAPLGLVFDADSPWLSISSCTGSPGCEHSVADVRSDAADAASTAQPSSTAVHRHFVGCERACGSPPDGEVLVATGDGYRPRRP, from the coding sequence GTGAGCAGAACCCGCGACGACGATCGCTGTCCGGGCGCACTGCAGGTGCATCAGGCGGCAGACGGCGCCCTCGCGCGGGTCCGCCTCCCCGGCGGGATCATCACCGCCGCGCAACTCGGCGCCCTCGCGGCCGCGGCGACCCGATTCGGCTCGTCCGCCCTGGAACTCACCTCCCGCGGCAACGTCCAGGCCCGCGGCGTCACCGACCGCGACGCATTCGCCGAGGCCGTCGCGGCCGCCGGACTGCTGCCCTCGCCGGCCCACGAGCGGGTGCGCAACGTCCTGGCGTCACCACTGACCGGCAGGTCCGGCGGCATCGCCGACGTGCGCGACCTGATCGGCGACCTCGACGCGACGATCCAGCGGGACGCCACACTCGCCCGGCTGCCCGGGCGGTTCCTGTTCGCGATCGACGACGGCCGCGGCGACGTCAGCGGGCTCGGAGCCGACGTCGGCGCGCACGTACTGTCCCCGGACGCCGCAGCACTACTGGTTGGCGGAGTCGACACCGGCGTGCGCATGGCGCTGCCCGATGCCGTGCCGACCATGGCGGCAGTCGCAGCCCGTTTCGTCGAGGTGCGCGACAAGCACTGGCGGATAACCGAACTGCCCGACCCCGCGGTGCTGACGGCGGGGCTGACGCGCGGAGCCGACCCCGGTGCCACCTGGCCACCCGTGACGGCACCACCGGTCGGCTGGATCGAGCAGGACGACGGCCGGGTCACCCTCGGCGCGGCGATCCGCCTCGGCGTCCTCGATGCCAGGACCGCGGAGTTCCTGGCCGCCGTCGAGGCGCCGCTGGTGGTCACCCCGTGGCGTTCGGTGCTGCTCTGCGATCTCGACGAGGGCGTGGCCGACGTGGCACTGCGGGTGCTGGCGCCGCTGGGCCTGGTGTTCGACGCCGACTCGCCGTGGCTGTCGATCAGCTCGTGCACCGGCAGCCCGGGCTGCGAGCACTCGGTGGCCGACGTGCGCAGCGACGCCGCCGACGCGGCGTCGACCGCGCAGCCGTCGTCGACCGCCGTACACCGGCACTTCGTCGGATGCGAACGTGCCTGCGGCAGCCCGCCCGACGGCGAGGTGCTGGTGGCGACCGGAGACGGGTACCGCCCCCGTCGCCCGTAG
- a CDS encoding TauD/TfdA dioxygenase family protein, which produces MASPSPSPDLPVVVKLGAHIGARIDGVRLGGDLDATTVDAINDALLTHKVIFFRDQQHLDDAEQLAFARTLGTPTLAHPTVLSRGTDVLPIDSRYDKANSWHTDVTFVDRIPKASLLRAVTLPSYGGTTTWASTEAAYDQLPESLRHLVENLWAIHTNDYDYVRDFDESRDAALDKAREYRDEFVSDTFETEHPVVRVHPETGRKVLLLGHFVKRFVGLGTRESATLLDLLQARVTRLENTIRWNWQPGDLAIWDNRATQHYAVSDYDDQYRKLSRITLAGDVPVDVHGATSRVITGDASHYSQIVAPPRSSRRLTAVP; this is translated from the coding sequence ATGGCTTCCCCGTCCCCCAGCCCCGACCTCCCCGTCGTCGTCAAGCTCGGCGCGCACATCGGCGCGCGCATCGACGGCGTCCGCCTCGGCGGCGACCTCGACGCCACGACCGTCGACGCCATCAACGACGCCCTGCTGACCCACAAGGTGATCTTCTTCCGCGATCAGCAGCACCTCGACGACGCCGAGCAACTCGCCTTCGCCCGCACGCTGGGCACCCCGACGCTCGCGCACCCGACCGTGCTCTCGCGCGGCACCGACGTGCTGCCCATCGACTCGCGCTACGACAAGGCGAACTCGTGGCACACCGACGTCACGTTCGTCGACCGCATCCCGAAGGCGTCGCTGCTGCGCGCCGTCACGTTGCCCTCCTACGGCGGCACCACCACGTGGGCGTCGACCGAGGCGGCCTACGACCAGCTGCCGGAATCACTGCGCCACCTCGTCGAGAACCTGTGGGCGATCCACACCAACGACTACGACTACGTCCGCGACTTCGACGAGTCCCGCGACGCGGCGCTGGACAAGGCGCGGGAGTACCGCGACGAGTTCGTCTCCGACACCTTCGAGACCGAGCACCCCGTCGTGCGCGTGCACCCGGAGACCGGCCGCAAGGTGCTACTGCTCGGCCACTTCGTCAAGCGTTTCGTGGGCCTCGGCACCCGCGAGTCGGCGACGCTGCTGGACCTGCTGCAGGCCCGGGTGACGCGGCTGGAGAACACGATCCGGTGGAACTGGCAGCCGGGCGATCTGGCCATCTGGGACAACCGCGCCACCCAGCACTACGCCGTGTCCGACTACGACGATCAGTACCGCAAGCTGAGCCGCATCACGCTGGCCGGCGACGTCCCCGTCGACGTGCACGGGGCGACCAGCCGTGTCATCACCGGCGACGCGTCGCACTACTCGCAGATCGTGGCACCGCCGCGATCGTCAAGGCGGCTGACCGCCGTACCGTAG